ACCAGCGTTTCCAGCTCCATGATCGCCTCGCGGCTCAGCACATTCACCGAGGCCTCGGGCGTATGGATGGTCAGCCAGCCGATCTTTTCGAGATCGGTATGAAAGCTCCAATGCTTGGTCTCGGTTGCCTGTGGCGCGATCATGTTTTTCCTCGCTACGTTCCCCCCTTTGAAGGGAGGGAGGCGCAGGCTCAACCTGCACAATTCCAATCCGGCCCTCGGCGGCAGCTACTCCACCGCCGGCGGTTCGATCTCCTTCAGCACGTCCATGCCGAAATCGTCGACATGCACCGCCCGGTCTGTCGCCTCGTCCGCGGCCCGCATGATGCCGGCCTCGTTCTTATTGAGGATGCCCGCCGCCAAGGCATCCTCGATGGCGTCGCGATCCAGCCGGCGCTCGAATACACCCCGGCGCGCCGCCTTGACGAAGCGCGCCTCCACCTCCTCGGCTTCGGTCACCTTGACGAAGGCATCTTCCAGAACGCCGGTGACGTCATTGGGGTCCGTGGAAACATAAATTCCGGTGGTCAGCCGGTCGCGGAAGGCGCCGGGGCGCAGCACCGCCCGCACGAAGCGGTAATTCACCCGGTCCGAAGCGCGCTGTGCATGGCGCCCCAGCGGGAAGCACAGCAAGCGCATGGCATTGGCGAAAAAGGCATTGGGGAAATTGGCGAAGATCTCGCCGAAAATGCGTTCCAGATTGGCGATGCGATCGGCCATGATCGCCTCGACCAATTCCCGGTCTTCGGCAATCCGCCCCTCCTCGTCGAATCGCTTCAGCGTCGCCGACATCAGATAGAGCTCGCCCAGCAGATCGGCCATGCGCCCGGACAGCTTCTGCTTGCGCTTCAGCGCCCCGCCCAGGACCACGATGGTCCAGTCGGCCACCAGCGCGAAATCCTGCGCATAGCGATGCAGGCGTCGATAATATTTCGCCATCGGCCCATCATTGGGCGCCGAGGCGAAGGCGCCATTGCTCAGCCCGTGCAGGAAGCTGGCGACGACATTGCGCAGCATAAACCTGGTATGGCCGCCAAAGGCGGCATCGAAGGCCTCCAGTCCGGCGCGCTTGTCCTGATTCTGCACCGCCTGGATTTCGGCCAGCAGATAGGGATGCGCCCGCAAGACGCCCTGGGCGAAGGTCATCAAGGTGCGGGTGAGGATATTGGCCCCCTCCACCGTGATCGCCACCGGCATGGATTGATAGGCGCCGAACAGATAATTGCCCGGCCCGTCCTGGATGGCGCGGCCGGCTTGGATGTCGAAGGCATCGTCCATGCTGTCGCGCATGGCTTCGGTGGTGATATATTTCAGCAGGCCCGCGATAACCGCCGGGCGCTGACCCTCATCCACCATCGACGCCGTCAGCCGGCGCGCGGCTTCGAACATATAGGCGCGCTTGACCATCTCGCCCAGCGGCTCGGCCACGCCCTCCATGATGCCGACCGGAATGCCGAATTGGCGGCGCACCCGGGCATAGGCCGACGTGGTGCGCAATGTCGCCTTGATCGAGGTGGTGCCGATGGCGGGCAGCGAAATGGCACGGCCGGTGGACAGGCATTCCATCAGCATGCGCCAGCCCTGCCCGGCATATTCGGTGCCGCCGATCAGGAAATCCATGGGGATGAACATGTCCTTGCCGCGCACCGGCCCGTTCATGAAGGCCTGCCGTGCCGGATAATGGCGGCGGCCGATATCGAGGCCCGGATGGTCATGCGGGATCAGCGCCAGGGTGATGCCGATATCCTCGCCGCGCCCCAGATGGTTTTCCGGGTCCTTGAGGATGAAGGCCAGGCCCACCAGCGTCGCGATGGGCGCCAGGGTGATATAGCGCTTGTCGAAGCTGAGCCGGACGCCCAGCACGTCCTCGCCATTATGGACGCCCCTGGTGACGACGCCGATATCGCGCATGCCGCCGGCATCCGACCCCGAATGCACCCCGGTCAGCGCAAAGCACGGCACTTCCCGGCCATCGGCCAGGCGATGCAGATATTTTTCCTTCTGCTCCGGCAGCCCGTATTTCTCCAGCAAT
This genomic stretch from Devosia sp. YIM 151766 harbors:
- a CDS encoding acyl-CoA dehydrogenase gives rise to the protein MAFLLVAISLVVFATLAMRESPLWQWGVGFVAIGLLSGADFTQSGAVYELGWFAYVLLAIGAILVVLAVKPIRMLVLTRPVYGAVRSILPKVSRTEQEALDAGTIGWDAELFSGRPDWDKLTKIRPLTLTAEEQAFLDGPAEIACRMIDDWDIRHNRADLSPELWQFLKEQGFLGMLIAKEHGGLGFSAQAQSMIVSKIASRSVAAGITVMVPNSLGPGELLEKYGLPEQKEKYLHRLADGREVPCFALTGVHSGSDAGGMRDIGVVTRGVHNGEDVLGVRLSFDKRYITLAPIATLVGLAFILKDPENHLGRGEDIGITLALIPHDHPGLDIGRRHYPARQAFMNGPVRGKDMFIPMDFLIGGTEYAGQGWRMLMECLSTGRAISLPAIGTTSIKATLRTTSAYARVRRQFGIPVGIMEGVAEPLGEMVKRAYMFEAARRLTASMVDEGQRPAVIAGLLKYITTEAMRDSMDDAFDIQAGRAIQDGPGNYLFGAYQSMPVAITVEGANILTRTLMTFAQGVLRAHPYLLAEIQAVQNQDKRAGLEAFDAAFGGHTRFMLRNVVASFLHGLSNGAFASAPNDGPMAKYYRRLHRYAQDFALVADWTIVVLGGALKRKQKLSGRMADLLGELYLMSATLKRFDEEGRIAEDRELVEAIMADRIANLERIFGEIFANFPNAFFANAMRLLCFPLGRHAQRASDRVNYRFVRAVLRPGAFRDRLTTGIYVSTDPNDVTGVLEDAFVKVTEAEEVEARFVKAARRGVFERRLDRDAIEDALAAGILNKNEAGIMRAADEATDRAVHVDDFGMDVLKEIEPPAVE